The Haloferax sp. Atlit-12N genome window below encodes:
- a CDS encoding DNA adenine methylase: protein MTNSHQSTIDGVVADDDSLESYNWTFEKSDTQYLTHGLHNYPARMIPKIPDTLLGHYKQTGVIEEGDLVYDPFSGSGTTAVEGRLHGLNAEGNDINPFAVMLSEAKSIPLERGGLSEARDALVDGLSEDLREVREAYDESGEVEWLEMPDVRDGWFPEPQLHELTALRDRIDSVDDEFGEAYARFFRIVLSHTTRKVSYQRNGEYKRYRLAEEDREDHNPDVEAIFEKKLEQNMEKMREYSNRVDHDLDTTIHYSDSRTAVEDVGEDQADIVITSPPYGDHQTTVAYGQFSQDPALLTGKVTYDEMKDVDKTGLGGRYDVLEPLSELEEYSETLKVTLDTLREKDGRAEDAMDFFRDYYAVMEQVAEVTKSGQPVAWVVANRTMSRVNIPTHLITRELCEHIGYEFDVNLPREIPNKTLPWENAPENIEGTKGNLMANENIVILRAP from the coding sequence ATGACTAATTCACATCAATCTACTATCGACGGTGTAGTAGCCGACGACGATAGTCTGGAGTCTTATAACTGGACTTTCGAAAAGTCGGATACGCAGTACCTCACGCACGGGCTTCACAACTATCCTGCTCGGATGATTCCGAAGATTCCCGATACGCTCCTAGGACACTACAAGCAAACTGGTGTCATCGAGGAGGGCGACCTCGTGTACGACCCGTTCAGCGGGAGCGGGACTACCGCCGTCGAGGGGAGACTCCACGGTCTCAACGCCGAAGGGAACGATATCAATCCGTTCGCCGTGATGCTGAGTGAGGCGAAGTCGATTCCGTTAGAGCGTGGCGGTCTGAGTGAAGCTCGGGATGCTCTGGTTGACGGCCTGTCGGAAGACCTCCGAGAAGTTCGTGAGGCATACGACGAGTCGGGTGAAGTCGAGTGGCTAGAGATGCCTGATGTTCGGGACGGATGGTTCCCCGAACCGCAGCTCCACGAGTTGACTGCGCTTCGTGACCGTATCGATTCGGTTGACGATGAGTTTGGAGAGGCGTATGCCCGCTTCTTCCGTATCGTTCTCTCCCATACGACCCGTAAGGTATCCTACCAGCGGAACGGCGAGTACAAGCGTTACAGGCTCGCCGAGGAAGACCGAGAAGACCACAATCCCGATGTGGAGGCTATCTTCGAGAAGAAGCTAGAGCAGAACATGGAGAAGATGCGGGAGTACAGTAATCGTGTTGACCACGACCTCGACACGACCATCCACTACTCTGACTCCCGAACTGCAGTTGAGGATGTGGGTGAAGACCAGGCGGATATCGTCATCACCTCGCCGCCATACGGCGACCACCAGACCACGGTTGCCTACGGGCAGTTCAGTCAAGACCCTGCGCTGTTGACTGGAAAAGTGACTTATGACGAGATGAAGGATGTGGACAAGACGGGTCTCGGTGGGCGGTATGATGTTCTCGAACCACTCTCCGAACTCGAAGAGTACTCCGAGACGCTCAAAGTCACCCTCGACACGCTGAGAGAGAAGGACGGGCGTGCAGAAGATGCGATGGACTTCTTCAGAGATTACTACGCCGTGATGGAACAGGTGGCCGAAGTCACCAAGTCAGGTCAGCCTGTGGCGTGGGTCGTCGCCAATCGGACGATGAGCCGAGTGAACATCCCGACGCACCTCATCACTCGGGAACTCTGTGAACACATCGGCTACGAGTTTGATGTTAATCTCCCGAGAGAAATCCCGAACAAGACGCTGCCGTGGGAGAACGCCCCTGAGAACATCGAGGGCACGAAAGGGAATCTGATGGCGAACGAGAATATCGTTATTCTCAGAGCGCCGTAA
- a CDS encoding MvaI/BcnI family restriction endonuclease, translating to MSNTFDSFEDFTNRLQDIEEMGYVETHRSGDTGIGKTLEDLLGIKENNIPGPDAAGVELKAARRDSGSMMTLFTKEPPRGSRELWASSLVEKYGYEDDEGRPALKITLSIDEYNNQGFRTVTNEEGVHIEHEDDGIIATYPLDLLQETYEEKFPEMVLVEAATQSIDGDEHFWYNEAYYLDGFDGDEFLNLIRESIITIDLRMHLRDSGGARNHGTAFRIKDTSKLDRAFETRTQLLDGIGRDATVTESPQQGLSDF from the coding sequence ATGAGTAACACCTTCGATTCGTTCGAGGATTTCACTAACCGCCTTCAGGATATCGAAGAGATGGGGTATGTCGAAACCCATCGGAGCGGAGACACAGGCATCGGCAAGACGCTCGAAGACCTCCTGGGTATCAAGGAGAACAACATCCCTGGTCCTGACGCCGCAGGTGTCGAGCTGAAAGCCGCCCGCCGAGACTCGGGGAGTATGATGACGCTGTTCACGAAAGAACCGCCGAGAGGTAGTCGTGAACTGTGGGCGTCGTCGCTCGTGGAGAAGTACGGGTATGAAGACGATGAGGGACGGCCCGCACTCAAAATCACACTCTCCATCGACGAGTACAACAATCAGGGCTTCCGCACCGTCACGAACGAGGAAGGCGTCCACATCGAGCACGAAGACGATGGCATAATCGCCACTTACCCGCTCGACCTACTCCAAGAGACCTACGAGGAGAAGTTCCCCGAGATGGTTCTCGTTGAAGCGGCAACGCAATCCATCGACGGCGACGAACACTTCTGGTACAACGAAGCGTACTACCTCGATGGGTTCGACGGCGACGAGTTCCTGAACCTGATTCGAGAGTCCATCATCACCATCGACCTGCGGATGCACCTGCGGGACTCGGGCGGCGCACGCAACCACGGCACAGCGTTCCGCATCAAGGACACGAGTAAACTCGACCGAGCGTTCGAAACCCGAACGCAGCTCCTCGACGGTATCGGTCGGGACGCAACAGTTACTGAATCCCCACAGCAAGGACTCAGCGACTTCTGA
- a CDS encoding metal-dependent hydrolase: MHSQGHKGIALLLYSPITYFLLETGRPIFAVGGLVLVLMLSMVPDKDMVIPLLRHRGPTHTIWFAGVVGAVLAGVGMVIQFGLDQIGIVAVAVPVTGLFIVGFLSIVYHIIGDALNPSGVRPYKPISSHKHALGVTKSGSFLGNWFFYIIGFAANLVAVALGLQGLLV; this comes from the coding sequence ATGCACAGTCAAGGACACAAAGGAATCGCCCTCTTGCTCTACTCGCCGATAACCTACTTCCTCCTCGAAACAGGACGGCCAATCTTTGCTGTCGGTGGACTCGTGTTAGTGCTGATGCTGTCGATGGTCCCAGACAAGGATATGGTCATCCCACTCTTGCGTCATCGAGGGCCAACGCACACGATTTGGTTTGCGGGAGTCGTCGGTGCAGTATTGGCGGGCGTCGGGATGGTGATTCAGTTCGGTCTTGACCAGATTGGAATCGTCGCTGTCGCTGTACCCGTGACTGGATTGTTCATCGTCGGCTTCCTGAGTATCGTGTATCACATCATCGGCGATGCACTGAATCCATCAGGCGTGCGCCCGTACAAACCAATTAGCTCGCACAAGCACGCACTCGGCGTCACAAAGAGTGGGAGTTTCCTCGGTAACTGGTTCTTCTACATCATCGGATTTGCCGCTAATCTGGTTGCGGTTGCACTCGGTCTCCAGGGATTGCTCGTGTAG
- a CDS encoding DUF5811 family protein: MNGNNPYAGAPGVAGAGQPSANRELTVDQMDALRRAVAGIVSRTESYLPEGFAVGSELSTGANGPLATVAVHPPVGHPVSAGFSPDADDLDAGLTDEDRNEVARGLAASAAFQVMSAVGDDLTPAAR; encoded by the coding sequence ATGAACGGGAACAACCCATATGCGGGCGCTCCCGGCGTGGCTGGGGCCGGCCAGCCGTCGGCCAACCGAGAACTGACCGTCGACCAGATGGACGCACTCCGGCGGGCCGTCGCCGGCATCGTCTCGCGGACGGAGTCGTACCTCCCCGAGGGGTTCGCCGTCGGCTCTGAGCTCTCGACCGGGGCGAACGGACCGCTGGCGACCGTGGCCGTCCACCCGCCGGTCGGCCACCCCGTCAGCGCCGGCTTCTCGCCGGACGCCGATGACCTCGACGCGGGACTCACCGACGAGGACCGAAACGAGGTCGCCCGCGGGCTCGCCGCCAGCGCGGCGTTTCAGGTGATGAGCGCCGTCGGCGACGACCTCACGCCCGCCGCGCGATAA
- a CDS encoding sensor histidine kinase KdpD, with amino-acid sequence MALIYAAFGFLWVATSDSLVEGLPNHEIIQTAKGWLFVGLSALLVYALVNRSQSKLNRASEQLESTLAHTSVLHRILRHDIRNACTAILGYAELVESKGDTSSNIDPVEAIQERANRLVEVSDEVALLRTVELAEGNEVDVDLSCAVTDAVEDLEMEYPEVQVSVASPETLVVRAHPALPRSLAELLDNAVVHADCDVPEVHVGVWQLGEVAGVTVTDNGPGIPDAERNALLSGAETPLSHTSGVGLWLVHAIVDASGGSLDISKPKAHGTVVTVSLPRPA; translated from the coding sequence GTGGCGCTTATCTACGCCGCCTTCGGCTTCCTCTGGGTCGCGACGAGCGACAGTCTCGTAGAGGGACTCCCTAACCACGAGATCATCCAGACGGCGAAGGGGTGGCTGTTCGTCGGCCTCTCGGCGCTGTTGGTGTACGCCCTCGTCAACCGGAGTCAGTCCAAACTGAACCGGGCCTCCGAGCAACTGGAATCGACACTCGCACACACGAGCGTCCTCCATCGAATCCTCAGACACGACATCAGAAACGCCTGCACCGCCATCCTCGGCTACGCCGAACTCGTCGAGTCGAAAGGCGACACGAGTTCGAACATCGACCCGGTCGAGGCGATTCAGGAGCGCGCGAACCGGCTGGTCGAAGTGAGTGACGAGGTCGCGCTCCTCCGCACCGTCGAACTCGCTGAGGGGAACGAAGTCGATGTCGACCTCTCCTGTGCGGTCACAGACGCCGTCGAGGACCTCGAAATGGAGTATCCGGAGGTACAGGTTTCGGTCGCCTCGCCGGAGACGCTCGTTGTGCGGGCGCACCCGGCGCTCCCGCGGAGTCTCGCGGAGTTACTCGACAACGCCGTCGTCCACGCCGACTGCGACGTGCCGGAGGTGCACGTCGGCGTCTGGCAACTCGGCGAAGTCGCCGGGGTTACCGTCACCGACAACGGCCCCGGTATCCCCGATGCCGAGCGCAATGCCCTCTTGTCCGGGGCGGAGACGCCGCTTTCGCACACCAGCGGCGTCGGCCTCTGGCTCGTCCACGCCATCGTCGACGCCTCCGGCGGGTCGCTCGACATCTCGAAGCCGAAGGCCCACGGGACCGTGGTCACCGTGTCGCTCCCGCGACCGGCCTGA
- a CDS encoding pyruvoyl-dependent arginine decarboxylase — MNTIRVVRGVGTAPTEMASYDAALAAANVHNYNLVAVSSVVPADATVEAVDVAPDLGPAGNRLTVVQARETTSTPGETVVAGLGWATGSGPGLFYEASGTDEASVRAAVLDGLEAGRNLREWSFDDEDVALTTGTHEGDGYTTAVTVAAYGQSEPIF, encoded by the coding sequence ATGAACACGATTCGCGTCGTCCGCGGAGTCGGCACCGCCCCCACCGAGATGGCGTCGTACGACGCCGCCCTCGCCGCCGCCAACGTCCACAACTACAACCTCGTCGCCGTCTCCTCGGTCGTCCCCGCCGACGCGACCGTCGAGGCGGTCGACGTGGCCCCCGACCTCGGCCCGGCGGGCAACCGACTGACCGTGGTGCAGGCCCGCGAGACCACCTCGACGCCCGGCGAGACGGTCGTCGCCGGCCTCGGCTGGGCGACCGGCTCCGGCCCCGGTCTGTTCTACGAGGCGTCCGGCACCGACGAAGCGAGCGTTCGCGCGGCCGTCCTCGACGGTCTCGAAGCGGGTCGGAACCTCCGCGAGTGGTCGTTCGACGACGAGGACGTCGCGCTCACGACCGGGACCCACGAGGGCGACGGTTACACCACCGCCGTCACCGTCGCGGCCTACGGACAGAGCGAACCCATCTTCTAA